In the genome of bacterium, one region contains:
- a CDS encoding transposase → MDLEAPDHTTLSRRSQSLNVGEGEWAAAKHGGRGRRGWKKLHLGVDRTGGIVAQALSRGSADDAKAALALIDSIEADIESLTADTTYDTVAIYDASTARGTEVVIPPSRSATGSRQRRSQSSARDRTIMRVKEIGRGQWKKESGYPHQARVENTLFRYKSILRDRLRARHPESQKAEAVIACNLLNRLASLRMPESFALGS, encoded by the coding sequence GTGGATCTCGAGGCTCCCGATCACACGACGCTCTCTCGGCGTAGTCAGAGCCTCAACGTCGGCGAAGGCGAGTGGGCGGCCGCTAAACATGGAGGTCGCGGCAGACGTGGCTGGAAGAAGCTTCATCTCGGTGTTGATCGAACGGGCGGAATCGTCGCTCAGGCTCTGAGTCGCGGAAGCGCTGACGACGCGAAGGCCGCTCTTGCTCTCATCGATAGCATAGAGGCTGACATCGAAAGCCTCACTGCGGACACGACCTATGACACCGTCGCCATCTACGATGCCAGCACCGCACGAGGGACTGAAGTCGTCATTCCACCTTCGAGGAGTGCGACGGGATCGCGTCAACGAAGATCTCAGTCAAGCGCTCGCGATCGTACAATCATGAGAGTGAAGGAAATCGGGCGCGGCCAATGGAAGAAGGAGTCTGGGTACCCTCACCAGGCCCGAGTGGAGAACACGTTGTTCAGATACAAATCGATTCTTCGCGATAGACTCCGTGCTCGTCATCCAGAGTCGCAGAAGGCGGAGGCGGTGATTGCCTGCAATCTCCTGAATCGGCTAGCGAGCCTCAGAATGCCAGAGTCCTTCGCACTTGGTTCCTGA